A genomic window from Leptolyngbya sp. BL0902 includes:
- a CDS encoding caspase family protein, whose protein sequence is MPPIKRRHFLQAAGSTLAALGLSQTDFLRQTQSYSRALAQTTPRKLALLVGINQYSALNIPNLNGCVRDVEMQYEVLVHRYGFNPSDIVMLKDGSDLLPTRANILQAFEEHLIAQARPGDVVVFHYSGHGSRVLDPNPIVVSQCGPNSNPNGINGTLVPSDATFTRISDIEWGVTDIMGRSLFLLTQRLQTDQVCMVLDSCFSGAGTRGNAQVRSTTNSRLSNGARILRPSEAELDMQARWKQDLGLELDAFNRRRSEGIAQGIAIGSASCDQEAYELPFDTNAVAGAFTYLLTSYLWQLPAPESARTTQINLVRSTRLAAQSRGTQVPIFEAAPGSNVLDQPLYFANTLAPFAEGVVLSVISDQIELWLGGMSEHTLQTAQPGSVYALIDPATAQEVGDIRLESRIGLRGIARPVGTVNARSGLLVREKVAALALPTLRVGLDPSLAAEQQVATTALTSALSTSNGDSRVTVLPLDQQSNVAYVLARTDDDTQARLRQAGIPPEHLPAVGSIALYSADLSTVVLGTAGGAVNETSAAAVQRLRPRLRGLLAAQVLQSLAGLSSDLRVSGEIIPRSGQGGTVPFASRGSRGQGSVRTQIAPATYQSEELIDVRITNEESTPVYVACLIIDSSGNLITLHPARWDAPDLASQIAPGESLVVPRAEDGVQFRVKGAGFLEILTIISQTPLRGLLRNMQAIASRDGRTRGAVRFGDGAGDHLTMLDDLLGDVDTLSRSRATGALESRIDSQSTAVEAGAIAAFSTILEIVE, encoded by the coding sequence ATGCCCCCCATCAAACGCCGCCACTTCCTACAAGCTGCCGGATCCACCCTCGCCGCCCTTGGCCTCAGCCAAACGGACTTTTTACGCCAAACCCAGTCGTACAGTCGCGCCCTGGCCCAAACCACGCCCCGCAAACTGGCCCTGCTGGTGGGCATCAATCAATACAGTGCCCTCAATATCCCAAACCTGAACGGTTGCGTTCGCGATGTGGAAATGCAGTACGAGGTGCTGGTACACCGCTACGGCTTCAACCCCAGCGACATTGTGATGCTCAAAGACGGCTCGGATTTGCTGCCTACACGGGCCAACATCCTGCAAGCCTTTGAGGAACATTTGATTGCCCAGGCCCGCCCCGGTGATGTGGTGGTGTTTCACTATTCCGGCCACGGGTCGCGGGTGTTGGATCCTAACCCGATTGTGGTGAGCCAGTGCGGCCCCAACAGCAATCCCAACGGCATCAACGGCACCCTCGTCCCCAGCGATGCCACCTTTACCCGCATCAGCGACATCGAGTGGGGCGTAACGGACATCATGGGTCGCAGTCTGTTTTTGCTCACCCAGCGCCTCCAGACCGACCAGGTTTGCATGGTGCTGGATAGCTGTTTTTCGGGGGCGGGCACGCGCGGCAATGCCCAGGTGAGATCCACCACCAACTCCCGCCTCAGCAATGGGGCAAGAATCCTCCGGCCCAGTGAGGCCGAACTGGACATGCAGGCTCGATGGAAGCAAGATTTGGGGCTAGAACTCGATGCCTTTAACCGCCGCCGTTCCGAGGGCATTGCCCAGGGCATCGCCATTGGCTCCGCCAGTTGCGACCAAGAAGCCTACGAACTGCCCTTTGACACCAACGCCGTCGCCGGAGCCTTCACCTACCTGTTGACTAGCTACCTGTGGCAGCTTCCCGCGCCAGAATCCGCCCGCACCACCCAGATCAACCTCGTTCGCAGCACCCGCCTCGCCGCCCAAAGCCGAGGTACCCAGGTGCCCATCTTCGAGGCTGCTCCCGGCAGCAATGTTCTGGATCAGCCGCTGTATTTTGCCAATACCCTGGCCCCCTTTGCCGAAGGCGTGGTGCTCAGTGTCATCAGCGACCAAATTGAACTGTGGCTGGGGGGCATGTCAGAACACACCCTCCAAACCGCCCAACCGGGCAGCGTCTATGCCCTGATCGACCCGGCCACCGCTCAAGAGGTCGGAGATATTCGGCTAGAGTCGCGCATCGGCCTGCGAGGCATTGCCCGCCCGGTCGGAACCGTCAACGCCCGGTCAGGGCTGCTGGTACGCGAGAAGGTCGCCGCCCTCGCCCTGCCCACCCTGCGAGTCGGCCTAGATCCTTCCCTCGCTGCCGAACAGCAGGTGGCCACCACCGCCCTCACGAGTGCCCTCAGCACCAGCAACGGCGACAGTCGTGTCACCGTGCTGCCCCTCGACCAGCAAAGCAACGTAGCCTACGTGCTCGCCCGCACCGATGACGACACCCAAGCCCGTCTGCGGCAGGCCGGAATCCCCCCCGAACATCTTCCTGCGGTGGGTTCCATCGCCCTCTACTCGGCAGACTTATCCACCGTGGTGCTGGGCACCGCCGGAGGAGCCGTCAACGAAACATCAGCGGCGGCGGTACAGCGGCTACGGCCCCGATTGCGCGGCTTGCTGGCGGCCCAAGTGCTGCAATCCCTAGCCGGACTCTCCTCAGATTTGCGGGTCAGCGGGGAGATCATCCCCCGTAGCGGCCAGGGCGGCACCGTGCCCTTTGCCAGCCGAGGCTCCCGGGGCCAGGGAAGCGTTCGCACCCAAATTGCCCCCGCCACCTATCAATCTGAGGAACTGATCGACGTTCGCATCACCAACGAAGAAAGCACCCCCGTCTACGTCGCTTGCCTGATCATCGACAGCAGCGGCAATTTAATTACCCTACACCCCGCCCGCTGGGATGCCCCTGACCTAGCCTCCCAAATTGCCCCCGGCGAGTCGCTGGTGGTGCCCCGCGCCGAAGATGGCGTGCAGTTTAGAGTCAAGGGTGCAGGCTTTTTAGAAATTTTGACCATCATCAGCCAAACTCCGCTGCGGGGGCTGCTGCGCAATATGCAGGCCATCGCCAGCCGAGATGGGCGCACCCGTGGGGCCGTCCGTTTTGGTGACGGCGCAGGGGATCACCTGACGATGCTGGATGACCTCTTGGGAGACGTAGATACCCTCTCCCGCAGCCGCGCCACCGGGGCGCTAGAAAGCCGCATAGACAGTCAATCTACAGCGGTTGAAGCCGGGGCCATTGCCGCCTTTTCTACCATTCTCGAAATTGTGGAGTAA
- a CDS encoding type II toxin-antitoxin system death-on-curing family toxin produces MQTPKFLTIEAVLRLHDRQIERFGGTAGLRDQGLLDSALAQPQATFGGEWLHPTLADQAAAYLYHLSRNHPFVDGNKRTAFAVMMTFLRVNGYRLTLTDDDAYDLVMQVAQRQVEKDALAARLAAALVPTED; encoded by the coding sequence TTGCAAACTCCTAAATTTCTGACGATTGAAGCCGTCCTGCGCCTTCATGACAGGCAAATTGAACGGTTCGGCGGCACCGCTGGCCTGCGCGATCAGGGCTTGCTAGATTCGGCCTTGGCTCAGCCCCAGGCTACCTTCGGCGGCGAGTGGTTGCATCCCACCCTGGCGGATCAGGCGGCGGCATATCTTTATCACCTGTCGCGCAATCATCCCTTTGTGGATGGCAACAAGCGCACAGCCTTTGCGGTGATGATGACGTTTTTGCGGGTCAATGGCTACCGCCTGACGCTGACCGATGATGACGCCTACGACCTGGTGATGCAGGTGGCCCAAAGGCAAGTGGAGAAGGATGCGCTGGCGGCTCGCTTGGCGGCGGCGTTGGTGCCCACGGAAGACTAA
- a CDS encoding type II CAAX prenyl endopeptidase Rce1 family protein codes for MRLKGWRRWLALALSVACLVLLGSVAWGQDHSETGGLTPRPMPLSNYELAQAQPFNRAENYPITPLPTSPLLRPNGDWLGRLILPSENEYAADPGDWAWFEVWHGADPAMVGQVVKLTWQPGEDNTRYIQAVTKDITFSPQAERFWENGNIVPIRLNGRKQVGPMQSLAGARPQDDVTVRLVEPERVDENGRPVLQTTLEPIQITGREYGLVKLLEPDEAVNATLPTECPGPAPCPTEFFRVQFYDAATQDFTGPIGTVRIPQQPMARSERFFSNIRDLVDSPAGREGWYIYGSRDGDGMFTVQSLKPRALFQLQPDQVVLGRDPGLKYINRGNWRDTPQRKGTLQRVLVSPNGGSSDAARAQWKEGDYGLLVHLFGGIGGENSEFAPVGTVTGHFSYGLTRVVREPITNELQFAVQYQQVYAHNGGGIISGTHDWADYTGDMQRGWLGLRPLSDIVVKLDSFITPLQFGDVTVSLFRELLIQTQVMMARYRTGDGTGFSGVTPATSCVQDSNQALFIAMQQIRRQIEENPQIVAWVRQNPNSPEARRALEFVALGEDLEALLTPYGVIRPDWQSNADTLAGVDTTGVFANNRGLFSGALSWQSMMPRWGHDAVARVFLRHGGQLWFLRTNMVGGNDPRIEPIPPTGLMGGIPVVGTVAQRLADAFVTWPQPDTILVSLLGLLLYGAVALPFGRRSGFLVGKNAMESPIYTLLAGVKLWFVPCLVEELIFRVAMLPHPMEGVPGWRWLLWTVLSVTLFVLYHYGLGKTLYREAKDTLQDRRFLTLVGWLGLLLAGLYWITGSLWLVVWVHWAVVVVWLFTLGGFDRMPRLGRRAPKPDPALPPAEVLP; via the coding sequence TTGCGGCTGAAGGGCTGGCGGCGATGGTTAGCCTTGGCCCTCAGTGTGGCCTGCTTGGTGCTGCTGGGTTCGGTGGCGTGGGGGCAAGATCACTCAGAAACCGGGGGGCTCACCCCAAGACCCATGCCCCTGTCTAACTACGAACTGGCCCAGGCTCAGCCCTTCAACCGGGCGGAGAACTACCCCATCACGCCCCTGCCCACTTCGCCCCTGCTGCGACCCAACGGGGATTGGCTTGGGCGGTTGATTTTGCCCAGTGAGAACGAGTATGCCGCCGATCCGGGGGATTGGGCCTGGTTTGAGGTGTGGCATGGGGCGGATCCGGCCATGGTGGGGCAGGTGGTGAAGCTGACCTGGCAACCGGGGGAAGACAACACCCGCTACATCCAGGCGGTGACGAAGGATATTACCTTTTCCCCCCAGGCCGAGCGGTTTTGGGAGAATGGCAATATTGTCCCGATTCGACTGAATGGGCGCAAGCAGGTGGGGCCGATGCAGTCTTTGGCCGGGGCGCGTCCCCAGGATGATGTGACGGTGCGGCTGGTGGAGCCGGAACGGGTAGATGAAAACGGTCGGCCCGTGCTGCAAACCACCCTAGAGCCCATTCAAATTACTGGGCGCGAGTATGGTTTGGTGAAGCTGTTAGAGCCGGACGAGGCGGTGAATGCAACCCTGCCGACAGAATGCCCTGGCCCTGCGCCTTGCCCGACGGAATTCTTCCGGGTGCAGTTCTACGATGCAGCGACCCAGGATTTTACTGGCCCCATCGGCACGGTGCGGATTCCCCAGCAACCCATGGCTCGCAGCGAGCGGTTTTTCTCCAATATTCGCGACCTAGTGGATTCCCCCGCCGGACGGGAGGGCTGGTATATCTACGGTTCGCGGGATGGCGATGGGATGTTTACGGTGCAGTCCCTCAAGCCGAGGGCGCTGTTTCAGCTTCAGCCCGACCAAGTGGTGCTGGGGCGCGATCCGGGGCTGAAGTACATCAATCGAGGCAACTGGCGGGATACGCCCCAGCGCAAGGGCACCCTCCAGCGCGTCCTAGTTAGCCCCAACGGTGGCAGTTCCGATGCGGCCCGCGCCCAATGGAAAGAGGGCGACTATGGCCTGCTGGTTCACCTGTTTGGCGGCATTGGCGGCGAAAATAGCGAGTTTGCCCCCGTGGGAACGGTCACAGGCCACTTTTCCTACGGCCTCACCCGCGTGGTGCGAGAGCCCATCACTAACGAGCTTCAGTTTGCGGTGCAGTATCAGCAAGTCTATGCCCACAACGGCGGCGGCATTATCTCCGGCACCCACGACTGGGCTGACTATACGGGGGACATGCAGCGGGGCTGGTTGGGGCTGCGTCCCCTGTCGGACATTGTGGTGAAGCTCGATTCCTTCATCACGCCCTTGCAGTTTGGCGATGTGACGGTGTCGCTGTTTCGCGAACTGCTGATTCAAACCCAGGTGATGATGGCCCGCTACCGCACCGGGGACGGCACCGGATTTTCCGGCGTAACCCCGGCCACCTCCTGCGTGCAGGATTCCAACCAGGCGTTATTTATCGCCATGCAGCAAATCCGCCGACAGATTGAGGAAAACCCGCAGATTGTGGCGTGGGTGCGGCAAAACCCCAACAGTCCTGAAGCCCGCCGCGCCCTAGAATTTGTGGCCCTAGGGGAAGACTTGGAAGCGCTACTCACCCCCTACGGCGTCATCCGGCCCGACTGGCAAAGCAACGCCGACACCCTGGCAGGGGTGGATACGACCGGGGTGTTCGCCAACAATCGCGGCCTCTTTAGCGGTGCCCTGAGCTGGCAGTCGATGATGCCCCGCTGGGGTCATGATGCGGTAGCCCGTGTGTTCCTGCGCCACGGGGGCCAGCTTTGGTTTTTGCGAACGAACATGGTGGGCGGCAACGATCCCCGCATAGAGCCCATTCCTCCCACCGGGCTGATGGGCGGCATTCCCGTCGTTGGCACCGTGGCCCAGCGGTTGGCCGATGCCTTTGTCACCTGGCCCCAACCCGACACGATTTTAGTGAGTCTATTGGGCCTGCTTCTCTACGGAGCCGTGGCCCTGCCCTTTGGCCGTCGCAGCGGATTTTTGGTGGGCAAAAACGCCATGGAGTCGCCCATCTATACCCTCTTGGCCGGGGTGAAGCTCTGGTTTGTGCCCTGCCTGGTGGAGGAACTGATCTTCCGGGTGGCGATGCTGCCCCACCCCATGGAGGGCGTGCCGGGGTGGCGCTGGCTGCTGTGGACGGTGCTAAGCGTGACGCTGTTTGTGCTGTACCACTACGGCTTAGGAAAAACCCTGTACCGGGAAGCTAAGGACACCCTACAAGATCGCCGCTTCCTCACCCTGGTGGGCTGGCTGGGGCTGCTATTGGCGGGGCTGTATTGGATCACGGGCTCCCTGTGGCTGGTGGTGTGGGTGCATTGGGCCGTGGTGGTGGTGTGGCTTTTCACCCTCGGCGGCTTTGACCGAATGCCCAGACTGGGCCGCCGCGCCCCCAAACCCGACCCTGCGCTACCCCCTGCCGAGGTGTTGCCATGA
- a CDS encoding lipase family protein yields the protein MDINPGKVNRRHFLLGGVAAGSAATFGTESIRRQRAAERQAMIDAYAAQFYNPNDIIQAAVTGDTRMVEEFQSIQASAAFPAPPIPYNREMSKRLILLSRLATQQYITGRNDPTYDGNLQQLLDYDESLDKYRLVTNFRGQERQVNDTVEIQIPQEIIDDPTLINNPTTLEDNLSQTEDAIRTGVTTAVSIGRRIEVFFGFLLESDDDSILVFRGTQRTSEWIGNIYAVQQDYLNPNTDQSIGRIHMGFRRIADGIINPLAVDAVRQINPNKPCYVSGHSLGAALATVLALDIAFAVPELQPQLQVYVYASPRVGNPNFVRSYAQILPNSYRITNLADPIPTMPPTRMRAEFVHIGEEWAFLSQGGDVLPNHIVDTYRRAINAEVESNQSRNFPLAGLA from the coding sequence ATGGATATCAACCCTGGAAAAGTCAACCGCCGACACTTTTTATTGGGCGGTGTCGCCGCTGGCAGTGCCGCCACCTTTGGCACCGAGTCGATTCGCCGACAGCGAGCCGCCGAGCGACAGGCCATGATTGACGCCTACGCCGCCCAGTTCTACAACCCCAACGACATCATTCAGGCGGCAGTAACGGGCGATACCCGCATGGTGGAGGAGTTTCAATCTATCCAGGCTTCGGCGGCTTTTCCGGCTCCTCCCATTCCCTACAATCGCGAGATGTCTAAACGGCTGATTTTGCTGAGCCGTCTGGCCACCCAGCAGTACATCACCGGGCGCAACGACCCCACCTACGACGGCAATCTTCAGCAGTTGTTGGATTACGACGAAAGTTTGGACAAGTACCGCTTGGTGACGAATTTTCGCGGCCAGGAACGCCAGGTCAACGACACCGTAGAAATTCAGATTCCCCAGGAGATCATCGACGACCCCACCCTGATCAACAACCCCACCACCCTAGAAGACAACCTCTCCCAAACCGAGGACGCCATCCGCACGGGTGTCACCACCGCCGTCAGCATTGGTCGCCGCATCGAGGTGTTTTTTGGCTTTTTGCTAGAGTCCGACGACGACAGCATTCTGGTGTTTCGCGGCACCCAGCGCACCTCCGAATGGATCGGCAACATCTACGCCGTACAGCAAGACTACCTCAACCCCAACACCGATCAGTCCATCGGGCGCATCCACATGGGGTTTCGCCGCATTGCCGACGGTATCATCAACCCCCTGGCGGTGGATGCGGTGCGGCAAATTAACCCCAACAAACCCTGCTATGTGTCGGGCCACAGTCTCGGTGCAGCCCTGGCGACGGTTTTGGCCCTTGATATCGCCTTCGCCGTGCCCGAACTCCAGCCCCAGCTCCAGGTCTACGTTTATGCTAGCCCTAGGGTGGGCAATCCCAATTTTGTGCGGAGCTACGCCCAAATTTTGCCCAACAGCTACCGCATCACCAATCTGGCCGACCCCATCCCCACCATGCCCCCCACCCGAATGCGGGCGGAATTTGTGCATATTGGCGAAGAATGGGCCTTTCTCAGCCAGGGCGGAGACGTGCTGCCCAACCACATTGTGGATACCTACCGCCGCGCCATCAACGCCGAGGTGGAAAGCAACCAATCAAGAAATTTCCCCCTGGCAGGACTGGCCTAG